From the Thermus brockianus genome, the window GTCAAGATGACCGTAATGGTCCTGCTAAGCAGGGTCTAGAGCGTGCTCTGAAGTCCAAGTTTCCTGCGTTCATGGATAAGGATTTGGCAGCCTACATTGAAGTGGGCAATATTGAGGACGATCTGGACAAACTTAAGGATTGCGACTGGGTAGTGGAAGCGATTGTGGAGAAGGTGGAGCCCAAACAGGCGCTTTATGCACGCCTGGAATCCGTGCTGCACCCGGAGGCCATCGTTAGCTCGAACACCAGCAGCATCCCCATGCGGGTTTTGCTGGAGGGGCGCTCGGAGGGATTTAAGCGCCGCTTCTTGGGGACCCACTTCTTTAACCCGCCCCGGTACCTCCACCTATTGGAGATCATTCCAACACCCGAAACGGATGCGGATGTTGTGGCTGCCATACGCCGTTTCGGCGAACGTGTCCTGGGTAAGGGTGTGGTCCTGGCAAAGGATAGCCCGGGATTTATCGCCAACCGGTTGGGCGTGTATGGAATGGTGCAGGCCATGCGGCTAATGGAAAAGCACGGCCTGACCATTGACGAGGTGGATGCCCTTACGGGCTCTCTCTTGGGGCGCCCTAATTCGGCCACCTTTCGTACGGCAGACCTTACGGGGTTGGACGTACTGAAGCTTGTGGCAGAGGAGCTTGCGGAGGCTACAGGAGAGGACTTTAGGCTCCCGGGGTGGTTTTACCAGCTTGTTGAGCGGGGGCTTTTGGGCGATAAGACAGGTGCAGGCTTCTACAAGAAGGTAGAGGGAGAACGTTACACCCTGGACTACACCACCCTCGAGTACCGCCCACGTCAGAAACTAGAGCTTCCGGAACTGGGCGCCTTGAAGGATAAGCCCTTGGAGGAGCGGCTTCGGGGAGCCCAGCAGCTACCCGGAAAGTACGGCGCCTTTTTGAAAGAGCTCTTTGCGTTGACGGCCCACTACACCGTTTCCAAAGCCCCTGAGATTGCCTATGACCTTGTGGGGGTGGATCAGGCCTTGGAGTGGGGCTTTGGTTGGGAAGAGGGGCCCTTTAAGAACATGGATGCCCTGGGGCTGGATTACGTGCGCCAGGTTTTCCGGGAGTTGGGGCTTGAGGAACCAGACTGGATCCGGGGGCATGGGCGCTTTTATCTCAACGGGACCTTCCTGGGCTTTGATGGCGCATACCATCCTCTTCCGAGCCGTCCCGATATCATCCAACTGAAGCCCCTCAAGCGGGAGGGAAGGGTCCTGCATTCTACCTCGGAAGCTTCCATCTTGGACTTGGGCGATGGGGTGCTCTTGCTGGAGTTCCACAGCAAGATGAATGCCATCGGCGAAGGAATCCTCCGAACGCTGGAGAAGGCGTTGCGAACGGTGGAAACGGGGGATTACCTGGGACTGGTCATTGGTAATGAGGACCCCCGGGCCTTTTCAGCAGGAGCAAACCTCGCCCTCATTCTGTCCTTAGCTCAGGAGGGAGACTGGGCCGAGCTCAAGCGTGCCACGTACTTTTTCCAGCAGGCAACTAAGGCGATTCGGTACGCCCCGTTCCCGGTTGTGGTGGCTCCCTTTGGTCTGACCTTGGGTGGGGGAGCTGAGTTCATGCTTCATGCAGACCATGTGCAGGCGCATGCCGAACTCTATACCGGCCTTGTAGAGGCAGGCGTCGGTTTGTTGCCCGCGGGTGGGGGCACCAAGGAGATGCTCTTGCGCTTTACGAAGGAGCTTTCTGGCTTCGCTCAGGCGGACTTATTTGAGGGTGTGCGCCGGGCGTTTGAGCTTATCGCCACAGCTAAGGTGGCCACGAGCGCCCTCGAGGCCAAGAAGTTCGGTTTCCTCCGGGATCGCGATGGCATAACGATGAACCGCGACTTCCTTATCGCAGACGCGAAGCGGAAAGTGTTGGAGCTTGCTGTGGATTACCGTCCCCCCCTTCCTTCCAAAATAACGGTTTTGGGGGACGAGGCTCTGGGCAACTTGAAGTACGCTGTTTGGCAATTCCGGGAAGCGGGCGAGATCACCGACCACGAGGTCAAGATTGGCCAGGAAATTGCGTGGGTTCTTTCGGGTGGAGGTGGACCGCGGCGTGAGGTGACGGAAGACTTCTTGCTGGAGTTGGAACGCGAGGCTTTTGTTCGGCTGTTGGGTACGCGGAAGACGCAGGAGCGAATTGCCTACACCTTGAAGACGGGTAAGCCGCTGCGGAACTAAGTGGTGCTAGGGGGATGGAAAATGCGTGAGGCGGTCATTGTCAGTGCGGTGAGGAGCCCGGTTGGGCGGGGAAAGCGGGACGGCGCTTTTGCGAATCTGCACCCGGTGGATCTTTCTGCGCAGGTGATGCGCGGGGCGGTGGAGCGTATTGGCTTGGATCCACGGGAGCTGGAGGATGTCCTTTGGGGTTGTGCGGTTCCAGAAGCGGGACAGGGGCTTAACATCGCGCGGTTGGCTCTTTTGAGGGCAGGCTTCCCAATAGAGGTATCGGGTGCCACCGTTAACCGCTTTTGCTCTTCGGGTTTGCAGACCATTGCCATGGCGGCTCAAGCTGTCATGACGGGGATGGCGGATGGGGTGCTTGCGGGTGGCGTGGAGGTGATGAGCCAGGTGCCCATGTCGGGGTTTGTAACCCGCTTGCACCCTGAGCTTACCCCCGATACGTGGAGTCCGGAGGCGTACTCCACGTACATCGGTATGGGTTACACCGCCGAGCGGGTAGCGGAGCGCTTTGGCATATCCCGGGAAGATCAGGACAAGTGGGCGTATAGAAGCCACCAGCTGGCGGCTAAAGCCCAGCTGGAGGGGAAGTTCACCGAGATCGTGCCGATTCGCGTACCTAAAGTGAGTTTCCAGGGTGCCAAAAAGGTGGTGGAAGAAACGGTCGTGGAGAAGGACGAAACTGTTCGTCCGGACACCACCCTCGAGGCCCTGGCCAAACTCCGCCCCGCCTTCAAGAAGGGAGGCACCGTGACCGCTGGGAATGCTAGCCCATACTCCGATGGGGCAGCGGCGGTCGTGGTCATGAGCCGGGAGAAGGCGGAGGCCTTAGGTCTAAAACCCTTGGCCCGCTTCGTCAGCTTCGCCGTGGCCGGGGTGGAGCCCGATATCATGGGCATTGGACCGGTAAAGGCTGTCCCCAAGGCGCTTCAGCGGGCTGGCCTTACCCTGGACCAGATTGACCTCATAGAGTTCAACGAAGCCTTCGCCGCGCAGGTTTTGGCCGTGATGCGGAACCTGGGGATGCCTGAAGAGAAGACCAACGTGAACGGCGGGGCCATCGCCCTCGGCCACCCCTTGGGGGCCACGGGGGCCAAGCTTACAGCGCAGCTTATTTCCGAGCTGTCCCGCCGCGGTGGCGGTTATGGCCTTGTAACCATGTGCATCGGCGGCGGCATGGGGGCTGCCGGGGTTTTTGAGGTGTACCCAGCGTAGAAGGAGGGAAGTATGGTTCACGAGAAGAAGCTTTGGCAAAAGGGTGGCGGTTGGCTTTTGGAGGCGCCGGAAAGGATTTACACTCCAGAAGATTTTGACCCTACCATCCGCGAGATTGCCAAGACGACCCGGACCTTCGCGGAGCGGGAGGTTCTTCCTCTTCTGGAGCGCTTGGAGCACGGGGAGTTGGAGCTGAACCGGGATCTGCTCCGCAAGGCGGGGGAGTTGGGTCTTTTGGGTGCTGAGACCCCGGAGGAATATGGGGGTTTGGACCTTCCCAAGACGGTTTCCACGGTGATCGCAGAGAACCTAGCTGGTTTAGGGGGTTTTGCTGTCACCCACGGGGCCCACACCACCTTGGCGATGCTTCCCATCATTTACTTCGGCAACGAGACTCAGAAGCGGAAATATCTGCCCAAGATGGTAACGGGGGAATGGGTGGGCGCTTACTGCCTTACCGAGCCTGGGGCTGGCTCCGATGCCCTTTCAGGGAAGACCCGGGCTACCCTTTCGGAGGATGGGAAGTACTACGTTCTCAACGGTGTGAAGCAATGGATCTCCAACGCCGGTTTCGCTGACGTCTTCATCGTGTTCGCTAAGGTGGATGGGGAGAAGTTCACCGCTTTCATCGTGGAGCGGGGCTTCGGGGTGAAGGTGGGCCCCGAAGAGAAGAAGATGGGGATTAAGTCCTCCTCCACCAGACAGGTGATCTTGGAAGACGTCAAGGTGCCCGTGGAGAATGTTCTAGGGGAGATTGGGAAGGGGCACAAGATTGCCTTTAACATCTTGAATGTCGGGCGTTACAAGCTGGGAGCAGGTTCCATTG encodes:
- a CDS encoding thiolase family protein is translated as MREAVIVSAVRSPVGRGKRDGAFANLHPVDLSAQVMRGAVERIGLDPRELEDVLWGCAVPEAGQGLNIARLALLRAGFPIEVSGATVNRFCSSGLQTIAMAAQAVMTGMADGVLAGGVEVMSQVPMSGFVTRLHPELTPDTWSPEAYSTYIGMGYTAERVAERFGISREDQDKWAYRSHQLAAKAQLEGKFTEIVPIRVPKVSFQGAKKVVEETVVEKDETVRPDTTLEALAKLRPAFKKGGTVTAGNASPYSDGAAAVVVMSREKAEALGLKPLARFVSFAVAGVEPDIMGIGPVKAVPKALQRAGLTLDQIDLIEFNEAFAAQVLAVMRNLGMPEEKTNVNGGAIALGHPLGATGAKLTAQLISELSRRGGGYGLVTMCIGGGMGAAGVFEVYPA
- a CDS encoding 3-hydroxyacyl-CoA dehydrogenase/enoyl-CoA hydratase family protein; its protein translation is MRRIKKVGVIGAGTMGSGIAALVISAGIPVVLLDIPGQDDRNGPAKQGLERALKSKFPAFMDKDLAAYIEVGNIEDDLDKLKDCDWVVEAIVEKVEPKQALYARLESVLHPEAIVSSNTSSIPMRVLLEGRSEGFKRRFLGTHFFNPPRYLHLLEIIPTPETDADVVAAIRRFGERVLGKGVVLAKDSPGFIANRLGVYGMVQAMRLMEKHGLTIDEVDALTGSLLGRPNSATFRTADLTGLDVLKLVAEELAEATGEDFRLPGWFYQLVERGLLGDKTGAGFYKKVEGERYTLDYTTLEYRPRQKLELPELGALKDKPLEERLRGAQQLPGKYGAFLKELFALTAHYTVSKAPEIAYDLVGVDQALEWGFGWEEGPFKNMDALGLDYVRQVFRELGLEEPDWIRGHGRFYLNGTFLGFDGAYHPLPSRPDIIQLKPLKREGRVLHSTSEASILDLGDGVLLLEFHSKMNAIGEGILRTLEKALRTVETGDYLGLVIGNEDPRAFSAGANLALILSLAQEGDWAELKRATYFFQQATKAIRYAPFPVVVAPFGLTLGGGAEFMLHADHVQAHAELYTGLVEAGVGLLPAGGGTKEMLLRFTKELSGFAQADLFEGVRRAFELIATAKVATSALEAKKFGFLRDRDGITMNRDFLIADAKRKVLELAVDYRPPLPSKITVLGDEALGNLKYAVWQFREAGEITDHEVKIGQEIAWVLSGGGGPRREVTEDFLLELEREAFVRLLGTRKTQERIAYTLKTGKPLRN